One genomic window of Chanos chanos chromosome 13, fChaCha1.1, whole genome shotgun sequence includes the following:
- the LOC115826621 gene encoding mucin-2-like — translation MLKSPTTTTTETPTATTTITTTTTTTETPTTTTESPTTTTTSTTSTVSPTTTSPTTTTTSTTSTVSPTTTSPTTTTTSTTSTVSPTTTETPAPTTTTGSTTPITTTTSTTTTTTTTTTSTTSTVSPTTTETPTTTTTTTTTTTTETPTTPPPTTTTTGSTTPITTTTTTTTTTTTTTETPTTPTTSTVSPTTETPTTTTTTTTTTTTETPTTTTTPTTSTVSPTTTETPITTTTITTTTTTTETPTTTTESPTTTTTSTTSTVSPTTRSPTTTTTSTTSTVSPTTTETPTTTTTTTTTTTETPTPTTPTTTGSTTTITTTTTESPTTTTTETPTTTTTITTTTTTTETPTTTTESPTTTTTSTTSTVSPTTTSPTTTTTSTTSTVSPTTTETPTTTTT, via the exons atgttga aatctcctaccacaactactacgGAGACTCCAACCgcaacaacaaccatcaccactacgacaacaacaacagaaaccccaaccacaaccacagaatctcctaccacaaccactacatcaacaacatccactgtaagcccaaccacaacatctcctaccacaaccactacatcaacaacatccactgtaagcccaaccacaacatctcctaccacaaccactacatcaacaacatccactgtaagcccaacaacaacagagacaccagcgccaaccacaacaacaggaagcacaacccCAATCACAACAACCACcagcactacaacaacaacaacgaccactactacatcaacaacatcaactgtaagcccaacaacaacagagacaccaaccacaacaactaccaccaccactacgacaacaacagaaactccaacaacaccaccaccaaccacaacaacaacaggaagcacaaccccaatcacaaccacaaccaccaccaccactacgaccactacaacaacagaaactccaaccacacctacaacatcaactgtaagcccaacaacagagacaccaaccacaacaactaccaccaccactacaacaacaacagaaactccaaccacaaccactacacctacaacatcaactgtaagcccaacaacaacagagacaccaatcacaacaacaaccatcaccactacgacaacaacaacagaaaccccaaccacaaccacagaatctcctaccacaaccactacatcaacaacatccactgtaagcccaaccacaagatctcctaccacaaccactacatcaacaacatccactgtaagcccaaccacaacagagacaccaaccacaacaaccactaccactactacaactactgaaaccccaacaccaacaacaccaacaacaacaggaagcacaacaaccAT caccactacaaccacagaatctcctaccacaactactacggagactccaaccacaacaacaaccatcaccactacgacaacaacaacagaaaccccaaccacaaccacagaatctcctaccacaaccactacatcaa